From SAR86 cluster bacterium, one genomic window encodes:
- a CDS encoding PQQ-dependent dehydrogenase, methanol/ethanol family, whose translation MKLYKHYLTYLTLSLTILFSCSPQKEEGYKTPKDDGSNWERYGRTYKEDHFSPLNLINDENIERLGLSWFYDLPTSTSSGVAAPLAVDGVLFFATGHSLIHAMNAVTGELLWRYDPEVYEVVGEELRGSWGVRGIAYSNNKVFTGTVDGRLIAIDAKKGTLLWSANTTEKNDGRYITGPPYVIGDKVIIGHGGADFRPVRGYVTAYNIETGEKAWRFFTVPGNPKNGFENEAMRLAAKTWTGEWWKYGGGGTVWHAMAYDPEFNHVYIGTGNGAPWNQKIRSPGGGDNLFLSSIVALDADTGDYIWHYQSNPGDTWDYNAAMDIELAEIPIDGISRKVILHAPKNGFFYVIDRKNGELISAEPFANVNWAEKIDIDSGRPIENPMARYPDNTPFMMSPDASGAHGVAAMSFNPNTKLVYLPVRNRGGAVVGPSKIEDWKYSDHFYLETGMGMSPADLIPPKSNGWLSAWDPIDQKEVWRVDMVGTKNGGTMTTAGNLVVQGQATGELSVYTADSGNKIWSFDTQNGINAQPITYKVNGKQYITQLVGWQDFIYSGQGPRWDYRSQKRRVLTFALDADKSLPPLEKFRLPITDIPDFIIDENLVTLGEELYNRSCLACHGPALLADGAAPNLLRSQISESLEAMIEILHKGTLLNRGMPPYPELSVKEIEGLQHYIRKSIREEISK comes from the coding sequence ATGAAATTATATAAACATTATTTAACGTATCTAACTCTTTCACTAACTATCTTATTTTCTTGTAGTCCACAAAAAGAAGAAGGCTACAAAACTCCTAAAGATGATGGAAGTAATTGGGAAAGATATGGAAGAACCTATAAAGAAGATCATTTCAGCCCATTGAATTTAATAAATGATGAAAATATAGAACGGCTTGGACTTTCTTGGTTCTATGACCTGCCAACTTCTACAAGTAGCGGAGTAGCTGCTCCCTTGGCTGTTGATGGCGTGCTTTTTTTTGCAACCGGCCATAGTTTAATTCATGCCATGAATGCAGTGACTGGCGAACTGCTTTGGAGATATGATCCTGAGGTTTATGAGGTCGTTGGTGAGGAATTGAGAGGATCTTGGGGTGTAAGAGGTATAGCTTATTCAAATAATAAAGTTTTTACTGGAACTGTTGATGGAAGATTAATAGCGATTGATGCTAAAAAAGGAACATTATTATGGTCTGCTAATACCACCGAAAAAAATGATGGTAGATATATAACAGGCCCTCCTTATGTAATAGGAGACAAGGTAATAATCGGTCATGGGGGAGCTGACTTTAGACCCGTTCGTGGCTACGTCACTGCTTATAATATAGAGACCGGAGAGAAAGCGTGGCGTTTTTTTACTGTTCCTGGAAATCCAAAAAATGGTTTTGAAAATGAAGCTATGAGACTAGCAGCTAAAACTTGGACTGGAGAATGGTGGAAATACGGAGGAGGAGGAACGGTATGGCACGCAATGGCCTACGATCCTGAATTTAATCATGTCTATATTGGCACAGGGAATGGGGCTCCATGGAATCAAAAAATTAGAAGTCCTGGAGGAGGCGATAACTTATTTTTAAGCTCAATAGTAGCCTTGGATGCAGATACAGGTGATTACATCTGGCACTATCAGAGTAATCCGGGAGACACCTGGGACTATAATGCAGCTATGGATATAGAGCTTGCAGAAATACCCATAGATGGCATCTCTAGAAAAGTTATCTTACACGCTCCAAAAAATGGTTTTTTCTATGTGATAGATCGTAAAAATGGAGAGTTAATATCCGCAGAACCTTTTGCTAATGTAAATTGGGCCGAAAAGATTGATATTGATTCTGGCCGTCCTATTGAAAATCCAATGGCTCGCTATCCGGATAATACTCCTTTTATGATGTCTCCCGATGCTTCAGGAGCACACGGTGTTGCAGCTATGTCTTTTAATCCTAATACAAAACTTGTTTACCTACCTGTAAGAAATAGAGGAGGAGCTGTTGTTGGCCCTTCTAAAATAGAAGATTGGAAATATTCAGATCATTTTTACCTTGAAACTGGAATGGGGATGTCTCCTGCTGATCTTATTCCTCCTAAAAGTAACGGCTGGTTATCTGCTTGGGATCCAATCGACCAAAAGGAGGTTTGGAGGGTTGATATGGTCGGAACTAAAAATGGTGGTACGATGACCACAGCAGGTAATTTAGTAGTTCAGGGGCAAGCGACTGGAGAATTAAGCGTTTATACCGCTGATTCTGGCAATAAAATCTGGTCTTTCGATACACAAAATGGAATTAATGCCCAACCAATAACTTATAAAGTAAATGGAAAACAATATATAACTCAACTAGTAGGTTGGCAGGATTTTATCTACTCCGGTCAAGGTCCTCGTTGGGATTATCGTTCCCAGAAACGTCGAGTTCTAACTTTTGCCTTAGACGCTGATAAATCTTTACCTCCATTAGAAAAATTCAGACTACCTATTACAGATATTCCAGATTTTATAATAGATGAAAATTTAGTAACGTTGGGTGAAGAGCTTTATAATCGAAGTTGTCTAGCCTGTCATGGTCCAGCTTTACTAGCTGATGGTGCCGCACCAAATTTATTGCGTTCACAAATATCAGAATCGCTTGAGGCTATGATTGAAATTCTGCACAAAGGCACGTTGCTCAACCGAGGCATGCCTCCTTATCCGGAATTATCTGTAAAAGAAATAGAAGGTTTGCAGCACTATATTCGGAAGTCAATCAGAGAAGAAATATCTAAATAA
- a CDS encoding SDR family oxidoreductase, producing MNISTLFSLEGKTAIVTGGSKGIGAMIAKGFVEAGCKVYISSRSEKECDQTAKKISTEHVKCSPLPGDVSSVSSIKELVDQFSKKETSLDILVNNAGIVWQNSIEDFPEEGWDQVLNTNLKSVFFMTQALLPFLKVPASLEDPSRIINISSIAAIRTSGMKDYSYRVSKAGINQLTRVLAKDLGDFNINVNAIAAGFFSTGLAIAAEPDPVKREMFAKSNPIPREGNGDDMAGISIYMASRAGSYMTGEIVTVDGGRSVSF from the coding sequence ATGAATATATCTACTTTATTTTCTTTAGAAGGGAAAACAGCAATAGTGACAGGAGGCTCAAAAGGAATTGGAGCTATGATTGCTAAAGGTTTCGTTGAAGCAGGCTGTAAAGTTTATATTTCCTCTCGTAGTGAAAAGGAATGCGATCAAACTGCTAAGAAAATCTCTACTGAGCATGTAAAATGTAGTCCACTTCCAGGTGATGTTTCTTCCGTATCGAGTATAAAGGAATTGGTTGATCAATTTTCTAAGAAGGAGACTTCATTAGATATTCTTGTTAATAATGCTGGCATAGTTTGGCAAAACTCTATAGAAGATTTTCCTGAGGAAGGCTGGGATCAGGTATTAAATACTAACTTAAAATCAGTATTTTTTATGACTCAAGCTTTATTACCTTTTTTAAAAGTTCCTGCATCATTAGAAGATCCTTCTAGGATTATAAACATATCATCAATTGCTGCTATCAGGACTAGCGGAATGAAAGATTATTCCTACCGAGTAAGTAAGGCTGGTATAAATCAACTGACACGCGTACTGGCTAAAGATCTTGGCGATTTTAATATCAATGTAAATGCTATCGCAGCTGGTTTCTTTAGCACAGGTCTTGCTATTGCTGCTGAACCGGATCCGGTCAAGAGGGAAATGTTTGCTAAATCAAATCCAATACCTAGAGAAGGGAATGGGGATGATATGGCTGGCATTTCTATATATATGGCTTCAAGAGCTGGTTCCTATATGACTGGAGAGATTGTTACTGTTGATGGTGGAAGAAGCGTATCTTTTTAA
- a CDS encoding sulfotransferase, with protein sequence MNSISHNILEGEDLMSRARELTGIDLIDEEAVEPITRLVNSINEEADLHEIGCAAKQKKLLRILSNRLRMQRDIANHPEILDQKINAPIFIHGMPRTGSTKSQKILSKSGDFNWLVLWMTLNPSLITGSRDESTKQRIDEGLEFEDFFEQNSPENKVGHQFLAMEPEEDSFILEHSLVTNIFPAFAKMDAYVEWAMSKDIRIQFTHLRDTLKYLQWQGLADESKRWILKCPMYYGLEHELLDIFPDAYLVMTHRDPKITLASSMKLLTYFYKPFSNRDIQDQVPMYLHGQAESMERHLAIRKEIPELKIIDIDYKEMADSAETAIEKIYNFCGMDLQESSKNKMLAWDSSNPRHKKGKHEYSLETYGLTAEIMDEVYSEYLNHFKEKFNW encoded by the coding sequence ATGAATTCTATAAGTCACAATATTCTTGAGGGTGAAGATCTCATGTCGCGCGCGCGCGAATTAACTGGAATTGATCTTATTGACGAAGAAGCAGTAGAACCTATAACTAGATTAGTAAACTCAATAAACGAAGAAGCAGATTTGCATGAGATTGGATGCGCTGCAAAGCAGAAAAAGTTATTGCGCATATTGTCTAACAGGCTAAGAATGCAACGAGATATTGCTAACCATCCAGAAATACTAGATCAAAAAATAAATGCTCCAATATTTATCCATGGCATGCCTAGGACTGGTTCAACTAAATCTCAAAAAATATTGAGTAAATCGGGTGATTTCAATTGGTTGGTTTTATGGATGACTTTAAATCCTTCTCTTATTACAGGTAGTAGAGATGAATCAACAAAACAAAGAATAGATGAGGGATTAGAATTTGAAGATTTTTTTGAACAAAATTCGCCAGAAAATAAAGTAGGGCATCAATTCCTTGCTATGGAACCAGAGGAAGATTCTTTTATCTTAGAGCATAGTCTGGTTACAAATATATTTCCGGCTTTTGCAAAAATGGACGCTTATGTAGAATGGGCTATGAGTAAGGATATTCGGATACAATTTACACATTTACGAGATACTCTGAAATATTTGCAATGGCAAGGTCTTGCTGACGAATCTAAGAGATGGATACTTAAGTGCCCTATGTACTATGGATTAGAGCACGAATTATTGGATATTTTTCCTGATGCCTATTTAGTTATGACTCATCGTGACCCAAAAATAACACTCGCTTCGTCAATGAAACTTTTAACATACTTTTATAAACCATTTAGTAACAGAGATATACAAGATCAAGTTCCAATGTATTTACATGGTCAAGCAGAGAGTATGGAAAGACATTTGGCTATACGTAAAGAGATTCCGGAACTTAAAATTATAGATATTGATTATAAAGAAATGGCAGATTCCGCAGAGACTGCAATTGAAAAAATATATAATTTCTGTGGTATGGATTTACAAGAATCTTCCAAAAATAAAATGTTGGCCTGGGATTCTAGCAACCCAAGACATAAAAAAGGCAAACATGAATACTCCTTAGAAACATATGGCCTTACTGCAGAGATAATGGACGAAGTTTATTCCGAATATCTAAACCACTTTAAAGAAAAGTTTAATTGGTAA